The following coding sequences lie in one Silene latifolia isolate original U9 population chromosome 5, ASM4854445v1, whole genome shotgun sequence genomic window:
- the LOC141655371 gene encoding uncharacterized protein LOC141655371, protein MEADAITNWTSLALAFYKRCFQPQITNALRSPITSFKQGPNKDFNEAWFLKEILSKKRSFDEVETIAFTHECNAALQANSPPKLKDPRSFSIACTIGPLTIDNVLCDLGENVSVMPYKICNKLNMMKLKCTNMALQMADMSIKHPMGILEDIPVRIGKFFILVDFVVIDIAEDSRVPIILG, encoded by the exons ATGGAGGCTGATGCAATTACTAACTGGACTTCATTAGCTCTTGCATTTTACAAGAGGTGTTTTCAACCGCAAATAACTAATGCTCTTAGAAGCCCGATTACGAGTTTTAAGCAAGGTCCAAATAaggattttaatgaagcttgg tttttgaaagagatcttgtcaaaGAAGCGGTCCTTTGATGAAGTAGAGACTATCGCGTTCACTCATGAATGCAACGCCGCATTGCAAGCCAATTCTCCgcctaagcttaaggatccaaGGAGTTTTTCTATTGCTTGTACTATAGGCCCTTTAACTATTGACAATGtcttatgtgatttaggagaaaacgtcagtgtcatgccatatAAAATTTGCaataaattaaacatgatgaagCTTAAATGTACTAATATGGCTCTACAAATGGCTGACATGTCTATTAAGCACCCTATGGGTATCTTAGAAGATATACCAGTTAGAATAGGGAAATTTTTCATTCTAGTCGACTTTGTAGtgatagatatagctgaggattctcgtgttcctattattctaggaTGA